In the Holophagales bacterium genome, one interval contains:
- a CDS encoding NAD(P)/FAD-dependent oxidoreductase, whose translation MRHVIIGSGPAGVIAAETLRKADPSAEITLLCGEGEPPYARMAIPYLLKGDIDEAGTFIRKDRDHYGRMRIDLVPARARAVDTAARVVDVGNGRGLPWDRLLVATGSRPSREKIPGIDLPGVRTCWTLEDARALLAGIRPGTRVVQMGAGFVGCIIMEGLLARGADLTILVRSSYMVRRMMNPTASGLIRRWCESKGVKILTRTQPKGLAASGAALKVDLGEGRTLDADIYLSVVGVDPNREFLAGSGVEIGQGVVVDANLQSSVPGVYAAGDVAETPDVVTGKRQLNAIQPNATEQGRTAALNMAGHSTRFKGSFVFNVLTTLGLAASSFGEWQGVPGGESAEVLDESRYRYLNLQLDGDRLVGANCVGFGDHVGAFRGLIEGRRRLGAWKKRLMNDPAQVMQAYVETAVPACGAG comes from the coding sequence GTGAGGCACGTCATCATCGGAAGCGGTCCCGCCGGCGTGATCGCGGCGGAGACCCTGCGCAAGGCCGATCCTTCCGCCGAGATCACCCTCCTCTGCGGCGAGGGGGAGCCGCCGTACGCGCGGATGGCGATCCCGTACCTCCTGAAGGGGGACATCGACGAGGCGGGGACCTTCATCCGCAAGGACCGGGACCACTACGGGCGGATGCGGATCGACCTCGTTCCGGCCCGCGCCCGGGCCGTGGACACGGCCGCCCGGGTCGTCGACGTCGGCAACGGGCGCGGCCTTCCCTGGGACCGCCTCCTCGTCGCGACGGGCTCGAGGCCGAGCCGCGAGAAGATCCCCGGCATCGACCTCCCGGGCGTACGCACCTGCTGGACCCTCGAGGACGCCCGGGCCCTCCTCGCCGGCATCCGGCCCGGCACCCGCGTCGTGCAGATGGGAGCGGGGTTCGTCGGCTGCATCATCATGGAGGGGCTCCTCGCGCGCGGCGCGGACCTCACCATCCTCGTCCGCAGCAGCTACATGGTGCGGCGGATGATGAACCCCACCGCGAGCGGGCTCATCCGGCGCTGGTGCGAGTCGAAGGGCGTGAAGATCCTGACCCGGACCCAGCCGAAGGGCCTCGCCGCGAGCGGAGCCGCCCTGAAGGTGGACCTGGGCGAGGGGCGCACCCTCGACGCGGACATCTACCTGAGCGTCGTCGGCGTCGACCCGAACCGGGAGTTCCTCGCGGGCAGCGGCGTCGAGATCGGGCAGGGCGTCGTCGTCGACGCAAACCTCCAGAGCAGCGTCCCCGGCGTCTACGCGGCCGGCGACGTCGCGGAAACCCCGGACGTCGTCACCGGGAAGCGGCAGCTCAACGCCATCCAGCCCAACGCGACCGAGCAGGGCCGGACCGCGGCACTGAACATGGCCGGGCATTCCACCCGCTTCAAGGGGAGCTTCGTCTTCAACGTCCTCACGACGCTCGGCCTCGCCGCGTCCTCCTTCGGCGAGTGGCAAGGCGTGCCGGGCGGGGAGTCGGCGGAGGTGCTGGACGAGTCCCGGTACCGCTACCTGAACCTTCAGCTCGACGGCGACCGTCTCGTCGGCGCCAACTGCGTCGGCTTCGGCGATCACGTCGGCGCCTTTCGGGGGCTCATCGAGGGGCGCCGCCGGCTCGGGGCCTGGAAGAAAAGGCTGATGAACGACCCCGCGCAGGTCATGCAGGCGTACGTGGAGACGGCCGTGCCGGCCTGCGGGGCGGGATGA
- a CDS encoding tetratricopeptide repeat protein encodes MSLPAGTQLGPYVILAPLGTGGMGEVYRATDSRLGREVAVKVLTRDAGSPVRRERFLREAQAASALNHPGIVTVHDVGREQGVDFIVMERVEGRTLRQILDAGPLPVDEALGYARQAAAALAVAHAAGIVHRDLKPQNLMVTPGGQLKVLDFGLACVESGVVDSIGPTKERLTEFGTVVGTPGYMSPEQVEGKPVDARTDVFSLGIVLYEMLTGKAPFGGSSAAAVLYEIVHRVPEPAVRLRPGLGRHVTDVLDAMLRKDPAQRLADGGEVLAALTGAPLRSRTGRRGLAWAVAAAAAVLIGCVVVVGLAWRARLPSSPEVRTAAASAPGNAYDRYLEGLELVKRWDKGTNLDDAIRLFREAAAEDPAFALAFARLADAERIKYALTRDRTWLDAAGRSADEAVRLNPGLAPVQVALGRIHGMRGSNDLAFAAFERALAIDANDPEANQAIARQYERLGRLEDAEASYRKALSLDPENLSILDAFANFLFRQGRFEEAVREWRAVIRLAPDNAAALVNLGSALSETGRFAEAITLYERAVSLKPSTMAYSNLGTAYSRAERYPEAAAAYRKALELDGEDWLAWGNLAYVSSWMKGMDAAAVEAFERAIRLAEAERKESPRDASLHSQLALYYAKTGDRRLSLQRLSTALTLSPGTGQIQADAAEVYELFGMREKAVAALRRSLDLGFQRQQLLRNPELSRLLEDPRMKTPS; translated from the coding sequence ATGAGCCTTCCCGCCGGCACGCAGCTCGGACCCTACGTGATCCTCGCCCCGCTCGGTACGGGAGGGATGGGAGAGGTCTACCGGGCCACCGACTCCCGGCTGGGGCGGGAGGTCGCGGTGAAGGTCCTGACCCGGGACGCCGGCTCCCCGGTGAGGCGCGAGCGCTTCCTGCGCGAGGCGCAGGCGGCCTCGGCGCTGAACCACCCCGGCATCGTCACGGTCCACGACGTCGGCCGCGAGCAGGGCGTCGACTTCATCGTCATGGAGAGGGTCGAGGGCCGGACGCTGCGCCAGATCCTCGACGCCGGGCCCCTGCCGGTGGACGAGGCGCTCGGCTACGCGAGGCAGGCCGCGGCGGCGCTCGCCGTCGCGCACGCGGCGGGCATCGTTCACCGCGACCTCAAGCCCCAGAACCTGATGGTCACGCCGGGAGGGCAGCTGAAAGTCCTCGACTTCGGCCTCGCCTGCGTCGAGTCCGGAGTGGTGGACTCCATCGGCCCCACGAAGGAGCGCCTCACCGAGTTCGGCACGGTCGTGGGGACCCCGGGATACATGTCGCCGGAGCAGGTCGAAGGGAAGCCCGTGGACGCCCGCACCGACGTCTTCTCGCTCGGCATCGTCCTCTACGAGATGCTCACGGGGAAGGCTCCGTTCGGAGGCAGCTCGGCGGCCGCCGTCCTCTACGAGATCGTCCACCGCGTGCCCGAGCCGGCCGTCCGCCTGCGGCCCGGCCTGGGCCGCCACGTGACGGACGTCCTGGACGCGATGCTGAGAAAAGACCCCGCGCAGCGCCTCGCGGACGGAGGCGAGGTGCTGGCAGCCCTCACCGGCGCTCCCCTCCGCTCGCGGACCGGGCGCCGGGGCCTGGCGTGGGCCGTCGCCGCCGCCGCCGCCGTCCTCATCGGATGCGTCGTCGTCGTGGGCCTCGCCTGGAGGGCGCGGCTCCCTTCGAGCCCCGAGGTCCGGACGGCGGCGGCCTCCGCACCCGGCAACGCGTACGACCGCTACCTCGAGGGCCTCGAGCTGGTGAAGCGCTGGGACAAGGGAACCAACCTCGACGACGCGATCCGCCTCTTCCGCGAGGCCGCCGCAGAGGACCCCGCCTTCGCCCTGGCTTTCGCGCGTCTCGCCGACGCCGAGCGGATCAAGTACGCGTTGACGCGCGACAGGACCTGGCTCGACGCGGCGGGCAGGAGCGCCGACGAGGCCGTCCGGCTGAATCCCGGCCTCGCGCCGGTGCAGGTGGCCCTCGGGCGCATCCACGGGATGCGGGGCAGCAACGACCTCGCCTTCGCCGCGTTCGAGCGCGCGCTCGCGATCGACGCCAACGACCCGGAGGCCAACCAGGCGATCGCCCGCCAGTACGAGCGCCTCGGACGGCTCGAGGACGCCGAGGCCTCCTATCGAAAGGCTCTCTCTCTCGACCCGGAGAACCTCTCCATCCTCGACGCGTTCGCGAACTTCCTCTTCCGGCAGGGGCGTTTCGAGGAGGCCGTGCGCGAGTGGCGGGCGGTCATCCGCCTCGCCCCCGACAACGCGGCCGCGCTCGTCAACCTCGGTTCGGCCCTCAGCGAGACCGGCCGGTTCGCCGAGGCGATCACCCTGTACGAGCGGGCCGTCTCGCTGAAGCCGAGCACCATGGCCTACTCCAACCTCGGCACGGCCTACTCGCGGGCAGAGCGCTACCCGGAGGCCGCGGCCGCCTATCGAAAGGCGCTCGAGCTCGACGGCGAGGACTGGCTGGCGTGGGGCAACCTCGCCTACGTCTCCTCCTGGATGAAAGGGATGGACGCGGCGGCGGTCGAGGCGTTCGAGCGCGCGATCCGGCTCGCCGAGGCCGAGCGGAAGGAGAGCCCGCGGGACGCATCGCTCCACAGCCAGCTGGCCCTCTACTACGCCAAGACCGGAGATCGCCGGCTGTCGCTCCAGCGGCTCTCCACCGCGCTCACCCTCTCCCCCGGCACTGGACAGATCCAGGCCGACGCGGCGGAGGTCTACGAGCTCTTCGGGATGCGGGAGAAGGCGGTCGCCGCCCTCCGCAGGTCGCTGGATCTCGGCTTCCAGCGGCAGCAGCTCCTGCGCAACCCCGAGCTTTCACGGCTTCTCGAAGACCCGCGCATGAAGACGCCGAGCTGA
- a CDS encoding MoaD/ThiS family protein produces MRIALKLFASLTERLPPESRARHRVELEVEEGATVLDVIRRQGIPEAQCFLVLVDGAWVAPQDRAARVLSEDQALAIWPPVAGG; encoded by the coding sequence ATGAGGATTGCCCTCAAGCTCTTCGCGTCGCTCACCGAGCGCCTCCCACCCGAGTCGCGCGCCCGCCACCGCGTCGAGCTGGAGGTCGAGGAGGGCGCCACGGTCCTCGACGTGATCCGGCGTCAGGGGATCCCCGAGGCGCAGTGCTTTCTCGTCCTCGTCGACGGCGCGTGGGTCGCCCCGCAGGATCGCGCGGCGCGCGTCCTGTCGGAAGACCAGGCCCTCGCCATCTGGCCTCCCGTCGCCGGCGGCTGA
- a CDS encoding 4Fe-4S dicluster domain-containing protein has translation MQKSLHIDPNKCTGCLQCEMACAWEKYGSFTIAKSRIKVFTFHHEGRFVPYTCTQCDEAWCLIACPVDAIKLDPVTGAKIVLEPTCVGCKVCTIACPFGTINYVASTGKVQKCDLCDGDPACAKACPTGAITYVDADWTGLGKMRAWAGKTDTTAATA, from the coding sequence ATGCAGAAATCCCTCCACATCGACCCCAACAAGTGCACGGGATGCCTTCAGTGCGAGATGGCCTGCGCGTGGGAGAAGTACGGGAGCTTCACCATCGCGAAGTCCCGCATCAAGGTCTTCACGTTCCACCACGAGGGGCGCTTCGTCCCGTACACCTGCACGCAGTGCGACGAGGCCTGGTGCCTGATCGCCTGCCCGGTGGACGCGATCAAGCTCGACCCCGTCACCGGCGCGAAGATCGTTCTGGAGCCCACCTGCGTCGGCTGCAAGGTCTGCACGATCGCCTGCCCTTTCGGGACGATTAACTACGTCGCCTCGACGGGCAAGGTGCAGAAGTGCGACCTCTGCGACGGCGACCCGGCCTGCGCGAAGGCCTGCCCGACGGGCGCCATCACCTACGTGGACGCGGACTGGACCGGCCTCGGGAAGATGCGCGCCTGGGCCGGGAAGACCGACACGACCGCGGCGACGGCGTAA
- a CDS encoding aldehyde ferredoxin oxidoreductase family protein, whose product MAWTRNVLRVNLTAGTCTPEPLNMAWAHDYLGQRGLATKYFVSEVDPKVDPFAPENELIFVTGPLTGTMASTGGRYSVVTKGPLTGAIACSNSGGYFGAELKFAGWDMLIFEGASPKPVYLLLTDGKAELVDAAPFWGKTVWETEEGIKKAHQDPQIRVAAIGRAGEIGVLYAGIVNDLHRAAGRSGVGAVMGSKNLKAVAVRGTRTDSYPLANPKAFLAATEAAKKVLAANGVTGQGLPTYGTQVLMNVINELGALPTRNHRDIQFEGANDISGEAMHRKRSTDGKANLVTNGACFGCTIACGRISRMDPGHFTVKDKPQYQGASGGVEYEAAWALGAANGVNDLEALTYANFLCNEHGFDPISFGATVGAAMELYDLGILTKDEVGFELPFGSTEAMVKLAELTARGEGFGKEIGMGSRRLCAKYGRPDLSMTVKGQEFPAYDGRGLQGMGLAYATSNRGACHLRGYMVSPEVLGIPVKMEPQATEGKAAMLKAFQDLTAVVDSAGICLFTTFAWGLADIQPQIQAACEGDWSAERLLLVGERIWNMEREFNLAAGLTKKDDCLPPRLMKEAAKTGPQKGAVSKLDVMLPEYYEVRGWTAEGIPTPGTRKRLGV is encoded by the coding sequence ATGGCCTGGACCCGAAACGTCCTCCGCGTGAACCTCACTGCCGGAACCTGCACCCCCGAGCCCCTGAACATGGCCTGGGCCCACGACTACCTCGGCCAGCGGGGCCTCGCCACGAAGTACTTCGTCAGCGAGGTCGACCCGAAGGTCGACCCGTTCGCCCCCGAGAACGAGCTCATCTTCGTGACCGGGCCGCTCACGGGGACGATGGCCTCCACCGGGGGCCGCTACTCCGTCGTGACGAAGGGCCCCCTTACGGGCGCCATCGCCTGCTCCAACTCCGGCGGCTACTTCGGCGCCGAGCTGAAGTTCGCGGGCTGGGACATGCTCATCTTCGAGGGCGCCTCGCCGAAGCCGGTCTACCTCCTCCTCACCGACGGGAAGGCCGAGCTCGTGGACGCCGCTCCCTTCTGGGGGAAGACCGTCTGGGAGACCGAGGAGGGGATCAAGAAGGCCCACCAGGACCCGCAGATCCGCGTCGCGGCCATCGGCCGGGCGGGCGAGATCGGCGTCCTCTACGCCGGCATCGTGAACGACCTCCACCGGGCCGCCGGGCGGTCCGGCGTCGGCGCGGTCATGGGGTCGAAGAACCTCAAGGCCGTCGCCGTCCGCGGCACCCGCACCGACTCCTACCCCCTCGCGAACCCGAAGGCGTTCCTCGCGGCCACGGAGGCGGCGAAGAAGGTCCTCGCGGCGAACGGCGTGACGGGCCAGGGGCTCCCCACCTACGGCACCCAGGTCCTGATGAACGTCATCAACGAGCTGGGGGCGCTCCCGACCCGCAACCACCGCGACATCCAGTTCGAAGGGGCGAATGACATCTCGGGCGAGGCGATGCACCGGAAGCGCTCCACCGACGGCAAGGCGAACCTCGTGACGAACGGCGCCTGCTTCGGCTGCACCATCGCCTGCGGCCGCATCTCCCGGATGGACCCCGGCCACTTCACCGTCAAGGACAAGCCGCAGTACCAGGGCGCCTCCGGCGGCGTGGAGTACGAGGCCGCGTGGGCGCTCGGCGCCGCGAACGGCGTGAACGACCTCGAGGCCCTCACGTACGCGAACTTCCTCTGCAACGAGCACGGCTTCGACCCGATCTCGTTCGGGGCGACGGTCGGTGCCGCGATGGAGCTCTACGACCTCGGCATCCTGACGAAGGACGAAGTCGGCTTCGAGCTCCCCTTCGGCTCCACCGAGGCGATGGTGAAGCTCGCGGAGCTGACGGCCCGGGGCGAGGGCTTCGGCAAGGAAATCGGGATGGGGAGCAGGCGCCTCTGCGCCAAGTACGGCCGCCCCGACCTCTCGATGACCGTCAAGGGGCAGGAGTTCCCGGCGTACGACGGCCGGGGCCTGCAGGGAATGGGCCTCGCCTACGCCACCAGCAACCGGGGGGCCTGCCACCTGCGCGGCTACATGGTGTCGCCCGAGGTGCTCGGCATCCCGGTGAAGATGGAGCCGCAGGCCACCGAGGGGAAGGCCGCCATGCTGAAGGCCTTCCAGGACCTCACCGCCGTGGTGGATTCCGCGGGCATCTGTCTCTTCACCACCTTCGCGTGGGGGCTCGCCGACATCCAGCCGCAGATCCAGGCCGCCTGCGAGGGCGACTGGTCCGCCGAGCGGCTCCTCCTCGTCGGCGAGCGGATCTGGAACATGGAGCGCGAGTTCAACCTCGCGGCGGGGCTCACGAAGAAGGACGACTGCCTCCCGCCGCGCCTGATGAAGGAGGCTGCGAAGACCGGCCCGCAGAAGGGGGCCGTCTCGAAGCTCGACGTGATGCTGCCGGAGTACTACGAGGTCCGGGGCTGGACGGCGGAGGGCATACCGACTCCCGGGACGCGCAAGCGCCTCGGCGTCTGA